In Xanthomonas sp. SI, the following are encoded in one genomic region:
- a CDS encoding histidine-type phosphatase, producing MSKRMRWMLLVALAATAGAQARPAREASAPQLQVEQVVMLFRHGVRAPLDGEAAAAALADRPWPVWNTPASLLTAHGRVAVQLSGDYTRQWLVRDGVLPAAGCPADGAVSVYANTDQRTIVSAQILAETLAPGCGLQAGHQPQGSDDPLFRPVEAGAVDFGADAAVASIQRQTGGPGAVLAPYAKELRTMRQILGCSAKDCDFAQMPSSLSASGNGRGIAMHGPLDLTSGTAEVFILQYAEGLPLDQVGWGRATRARIGVVSRLHALLFEIYARPQYMAARAGAPLARRVLDTLGVADAPKLSVLVASDTHIAALSGLLDLHFHLPGFGRDDSPPGGALVLEQLRDARSGQRYVRLRYQAQSLDQLRTLTPLSLRKPPLLQTLHVPGCSDPKTQLCTLQQFQKVLQEALQRRG from the coding sequence ATGAGCAAGCGGATGCGTTGGATGCTGTTGGTAGCGCTGGCGGCGACCGCCGGCGCGCAGGCGCGGCCTGCACGCGAAGCGTCTGCGCCGCAATTGCAGGTCGAGCAGGTGGTGATGCTGTTCCGCCACGGCGTGCGTGCGCCGCTGGACGGCGAGGCCGCGGCGGCGGCATTGGCCGACCGTCCGTGGCCGGTGTGGAACACGCCGGCGAGCCTGCTCACCGCGCACGGCCGCGTGGCCGTGCAGCTGAGCGGCGACTACACCCGGCAATGGCTGGTCCGCGACGGCGTGCTGCCGGCCGCCGGCTGCCCCGCCGACGGCGCGGTCAGCGTCTACGCCAACACCGACCAGCGCACCATCGTCAGCGCGCAGATCCTGGCCGAGACGCTGGCCCCGGGCTGCGGGCTGCAGGCCGGGCATCAGCCGCAAGGTAGCGACGATCCGCTGTTCCGTCCGGTCGAGGCCGGTGCGGTGGACTTCGGCGCGGACGCCGCGGTGGCGTCGATCCAGCGCCAGACCGGCGGCCCGGGCGCGGTGCTCGCGCCCTACGCGAAGGAACTGCGCACGATGCGGCAGATCCTCGGCTGCAGCGCCAAGGACTGCGATTTCGCGCAGATGCCGTCGTCGCTGAGCGCCAGCGGCAATGGCCGCGGCATCGCCATGCACGGTCCGCTGGACCTGACCTCCGGCACCGCCGAAGTGTTCATCCTGCAATACGCCGAAGGCCTGCCGCTGGACCAGGTGGGCTGGGGCCGCGCCACCCGCGCACGCATCGGCGTGGTGTCGCGACTGCATGCGCTGCTGTTCGAGATCTACGCGCGGCCGCAGTACATGGCCGCGCGCGCCGGCGCGCCGCTGGCGCGGCGGGTGCTGGACACGCTGGGCGTGGCGGACGCGCCGAAGCTGAGCGTGCTCGTCGCCAGCGATACCCATATCGCCGCGCTCAGCGGCTTGCTCGACCTGCACTTCCATCTGCCCGGCTTCGGCCGGGACGATTCGCCGCCGGGCGGCGCGCTGGTGCTCGAGCAACTGCGCGACGCGCGCAGCGGCCAGCGCTACGTGCGCCTGCGCTACCAGGCGCAATCGCTGGACCAGCTGCGCACGCTGACCCCGCTGAGCCTGCGCAAGCCGCCGCTGCTGCAGACCTTGCATGTGCCCGGCTGCAGTGACCCCAAGACCCAGCTGTGCACACTGCAGCAGTTCCAGAAGGTGTTGCAGGAAGCGTTGCAGCGGCGCGGCTGA
- a CDS encoding TonB-dependent receptor, with protein sequence MQYRHSVLSAAILATLAFSAQAQQAGGDATDLDAVQVVGIRASLEKSLDTKRNNVTVSEAITAEDIGKFPSTNVAEAFAQIPGVTIDRRFGQGERVSIDGTDPSLNLSFLDGHPVAQAIWLYGEQPNRGFDYTLLSPQILGRAEIVKSSEARLVEGSLGGTVLMHSRQPLDLKANEIAGSVGYSYSQQASEGKPNASLLYSWKNPQQTFGIAVSAQHYEERVDRQGMEVFGYAKAAAFGNAGGVPADADVPNSVNAAWFQQDRKRDSAVVNLQLKPSDALEFNLSGLYIKENFDNYNQSMYSFLTWNQGTIDAVDALGSVRNGVVGSGHSGANANAGGGTVIYDNNVRQSEVVTKGIDLRGAFRGEGWGVSGQIGQSKSDNKDLSQYFIEPFYNGGFSWDLQRGIRFDDAAGARDPANWGSAGGWFGNNGIFATHSKDRYGQLDFNLQFDSVFNQLLFGVRQGKHDEDFTLNVYGGVTPGTLADVGTIGLTDIQGFYPDQGRHVQAGRGNVIDWIRNSPVDYADPDPASYLNNSWALQQTNNAAYVQLNFSNGGLRGNLGVRYVDSKTEGSGFVYSGTPTLDDLDSKWQTRTRKEHFLLPSLNLAYDTDTDWVFRFAAGKVIAWAPYNQMVNNTFLNDTTLTGSGGNAALSPYESWNFNLSAEYYFAQQAVVAWSLFYKKIDNYIDTSATIERQYNSIRDTSPQTWAQMLGSNGCSADGYCDYSIQRPRNAGDGKVKGFTLAYQQPFGSSGFGLTANYTYANGENNTGDRLPYQSRNSVAFSPYYEKGPWNARISLNWRDSYLAGGYVAGAAPASVDDYTDLGASIGYAISDQWSLQVDAQNLLDEEYFQYLGDKDHPAGRYKNGRRYMATLHFKF encoded by the coding sequence ATGCAATACCGCCATTCCGTCTTGTCCGCAGCAATCCTCGCCACCCTGGCCTTTTCCGCGCAGGCGCAGCAAGCCGGTGGCGACGCCACCGATCTGGACGCGGTCCAGGTCGTGGGCATCCGCGCCAGCCTGGAAAAATCGCTGGACACCAAGCGCAACAACGTCACCGTGTCCGAGGCGATCACCGCCGAGGACATCGGCAAGTTCCCCAGCACCAACGTCGCCGAAGCGTTCGCGCAGATTCCCGGCGTCACCATCGACCGCCGCTTCGGCCAGGGCGAACGGGTCAGCATCGACGGCACCGACCCCAGCCTCAACCTGTCGTTCCTGGACGGCCACCCGGTGGCGCAGGCGATCTGGCTGTACGGCGAGCAGCCCAACCGCGGTTTCGACTACACCCTGCTGTCCCCGCAGATCCTGGGCCGGGCGGAGATCGTCAAATCCTCCGAGGCACGGCTGGTCGAAGGCAGCCTCGGCGGCACCGTGCTGATGCACAGCCGGCAGCCGCTGGACCTGAAGGCCAACGAGATCGCCGGCTCGGTCGGCTACAGCTACAGCCAGCAGGCCAGCGAGGGGAAGCCCAACGCCTCGCTACTGTACAGCTGGAAGAACCCGCAGCAGACCTTCGGCATCGCGGTGTCCGCGCAGCACTACGAGGAGCGCGTCGATCGCCAGGGCATGGAGGTGTTCGGCTACGCCAAGGCCGCGGCCTTCGGCAACGCCGGCGGCGTGCCGGCCGATGCCGACGTGCCCAACTCGGTCAACGCGGCCTGGTTCCAGCAGGACCGCAAGCGCGACAGCGCCGTGGTCAACCTGCAGCTCAAGCCCAGCGATGCGCTGGAGTTCAACCTCAGCGGCCTGTACATCAAGGAGAACTTCGACAACTACAACCAGTCGATGTACAGCTTCCTGACCTGGAACCAGGGCACCATCGACGCGGTGGACGCGCTCGGCAGCGTGCGCAACGGCGTGGTCGGCAGCGGCCATTCCGGCGCCAACGCCAATGCCGGCGGCGGCACGGTGATCTACGACAACAACGTGCGCCAATCGGAAGTCGTCACCAAGGGCATCGACCTGCGCGGCGCGTTCCGCGGCGAAGGCTGGGGCGTGAGCGGCCAGATCGGCCAGAGCAAGTCGGACAACAAGGACCTGTCGCAATACTTCATCGAGCCGTTCTACAACGGCGGCTTCAGCTGGGACCTGCAGCGCGGCATCCGCTTCGACGATGCAGCCGGCGCGCGCGACCCGGCCAACTGGGGTTCGGCCGGCGGCTGGTTCGGCAACAACGGCATCTTCGCCACGCACAGCAAGGACCGCTATGGGCAACTGGATTTCAACCTGCAGTTCGACAGCGTGTTCAACCAGTTGCTGTTCGGCGTGCGCCAGGGCAAGCACGACGAAGACTTCACCTTGAACGTGTACGGCGGCGTCACCCCCGGCACCCTGGCCGACGTGGGCACGATCGGCCTGACCGACATCCAGGGCTTCTATCCCGACCAGGGCCGGCATGTGCAGGCCGGCCGCGGCAACGTCATCGACTGGATCCGCAACAGCCCGGTGGACTACGCCGATCCCGACCCGGCCAGCTACCTCAACAACAGCTGGGCATTGCAGCAGACCAACAATGCCGCCTACGTGCAGCTGAATTTTTCCAACGGCGGCCTGCGCGGCAACCTCGGCGTGCGTTACGTGGATTCCAAGACCGAAGGCAGCGGCTTCGTCTACAGCGGCACGCCGACGCTGGACGACTTGGACAGCAAATGGCAGACCCGCACCCGCAAGGAACACTTCCTGCTGCCGTCGTTGAACCTGGCCTACGACACCGACACCGACTGGGTGTTCCGCTTCGCCGCGGGCAAGGTGATCGCGTGGGCGCCGTACAACCAGATGGTCAACAACACTTTCTTGAACGACACCACGCTCACCGGCAGCGGCGGCAATGCGGCGCTGTCGCCGTACGAATCGTGGAACTTCAACCTGTCGGCCGAGTACTACTTCGCGCAACAGGCGGTGGTGGCCTGGTCGCTGTTCTACAAGAAGATCGACAACTACATCGACACTTCGGCCACGATCGAGCGCCAATACAATTCGATCCGCGACACCTCGCCGCAGACCTGGGCGCAGATGCTGGGCAGCAACGGCTGCAGCGCCGACGGCTATTGCGACTACAGCATCCAGCGCCCGCGCAACGCCGGCGACGGCAAGGTCAAGGGCTTCACCCTCGCCTATCAGCAGCCGTTCGGCAGCAGCGGCTTCGGCCTCACCGCCAACTACACCTATGCCAACGGCGAGAACAACACCGGCGACCGCCTGCCCTACCAGTCGCGCAACAGCGTGGCCTTCAGCCCGTACTACGAGAAGGGGCCGTGGAACGCGCGTATCAGCTTGAACTGGCGCGACAGCTATCTGGCCGGCGGCTACGTCGCCGGCGCCGCGCCAGCCAGTGTCGACGACTACACCGACCTGGGCGCGAGCATCGGCTATGCGATCAGCGACCAGTGGTCGCTGCAGGTGGACGCGCAGAACCTGCTGGACGAAGAGTACTTCCAGTACCTGGGCGACAAGGACCACCCGGCCGGACGCTACAAGAACGGCCGCCGCTACATGGCCACGCTGCACTTCAAGTTCTGA
- a CDS encoding TonB-dependent receptor, with product MPHAARSRPHCCSMSVLASAIAFGLLSAGAQAQQAPASDAISQLDTVTVTSSYQKSLITALDNKREDARMTDGISSEDIGKFPAENIAEAIQRIPGVQISTINGRGSTISIRGLGPQYSATTINGQTIKSADFTDGFRYDIIQPEVAAAIEVIKSPSADMDAGGLSGTVNIETTKPLDYKERKLLLSAKEQYSEFAGGAPTPKAVLTYIDQFQLADGGQLGVFVNAGYQKLKDRADYLWIDRWFTQDTDDGTLYIPRRPRYRSIERETDRKMLTAGLQWKPNDRLEMNLTALYSQDKTDNDMNQLVYSFERNSLNVLETDGLTATKVSASNYWLENNRQLERHDLTSQLLTWDAKWKGDAWTFSGVANYTEGKTDEDERAVILGRKPSATLFDMSNPGAISLTTDADANDASAWNQANLVRDEYPNGAITKLSNKEWSLQFDAERYVGAGFLDSVKFGTKFRRETFDRNVWRRDFLYLINSGAVSGYAMFPELSAASSSVSNFLDGNLASQADWVAPDVYAYAEALAASGITVPVLFAPQASYHIRNDIFSAYALAKIDTELGSMRLRGNVGVRYENTKRTTDTYLTTASQYSEDANEVIGTERAPYDYHNWLPSLNLVLDMREDLLLRFAAGKVLVRPILDSNTAIASTFSSGSNTGGTTTYDVSLGQTDLKALTANQADLSLEWYYGQGGGLTLAGFWKQVKNGTFNSIVCPTTFNGAALSSNSSGDCVDGSGNIYEITATRNDPSKVKIKGYELGWTQSFDAWLPIQGFGLTANFTRVLPQRDTDFQIRNLSEKTWNATGYWENAMFSARLSLNHRSEYEQDSSDSFFAREGHTMKARTQLDAVLGYQATDKLSFQLGGLNLTDKKEEAYKDISDRWQMTGVTGRSFYVSMQWDIL from the coding sequence ATGCCACATGCCGCCCGCTCCCGTCCGCACTGTTGTTCCATGTCCGTCCTCGCCAGCGCCATCGCGTTCGGCCTGCTCAGTGCCGGAGCGCAGGCGCAGCAAGCGCCCGCATCCGATGCGATCTCCCAGCTCGACACGGTCACCGTCACCAGCTCCTATCAAAAGAGCCTGATCACCGCGCTGGACAACAAGCGCGAAGACGCGCGCATGACCGACGGCATCTCTTCCGAGGACATCGGCAAGTTCCCGGCCGAGAACATCGCCGAGGCGATCCAGCGCATTCCCGGCGTGCAGATCTCCACCATCAACGGCCGCGGCTCGACCATCAGCATCCGCGGCCTGGGCCCGCAGTATTCGGCCACCACGATCAACGGCCAGACCATCAAGAGCGCCGATTTCACCGACGGTTTCCGCTACGACATCATCCAGCCGGAAGTGGCCGCGGCGATCGAGGTGATCAAGTCGCCGTCGGCGGACATGGATGCCGGCGGGCTCTCGGGCACGGTCAACATCGAGACCACCAAGCCACTGGACTACAAGGAGCGCAAGCTGCTGCTGTCGGCGAAGGAGCAGTACTCCGAATTCGCCGGTGGCGCGCCGACGCCGAAGGCGGTGCTCACCTACATCGACCAGTTCCAGCTCGCCGATGGCGGCCAACTGGGCGTGTTCGTCAACGCCGGTTACCAGAAGCTCAAGGACCGTGCCGACTACCTGTGGATCGACCGCTGGTTCACCCAGGACACCGACGACGGCACCTTGTACATCCCGCGCCGTCCGCGCTACCGCTCGATCGAGCGCGAGACCGACCGCAAGATGCTCACCGCCGGCCTGCAGTGGAAACCGAACGACCGGCTGGAGATGAACCTGACTGCGCTGTACTCGCAGGACAAGACCGACAACGACATGAACCAGTTGGTCTATTCCTTCGAGCGCAATTCCCTGAACGTGCTGGAGACCGACGGCCTGACCGCGACCAAGGTGTCGGCGTCCAACTACTGGCTGGAGAACAACCGCCAGCTCGAGCGCCACGATCTCACCTCGCAGCTGCTGACCTGGGACGCGAAGTGGAAGGGCGATGCGTGGACCTTCAGCGGCGTGGCCAACTACACCGAAGGCAAGACCGACGAGGACGAGCGCGCGGTGATCCTCGGCCGCAAGCCGTCGGCGACGTTGTTCGACATGTCCAACCCCGGCGCGATCTCGCTGACCACCGATGCCGACGCCAACGACGCCAGCGCCTGGAACCAGGCCAACCTGGTGCGCGACGAATACCCCAACGGCGCGATCACCAAGCTCAGCAACAAGGAATGGTCGCTGCAGTTCGATGCCGAGCGCTATGTCGGCGCCGGCTTCCTGGACTCGGTGAAGTTCGGCACCAAGTTCCGCCGCGAAACCTTCGACCGCAACGTCTGGCGCCGCGATTTCCTGTACCTGATCAACTCCGGCGCGGTCTCCGGCTACGCGATGTTCCCGGAACTGTCGGCGGCCAGTTCCAGCGTCAGCAACTTCCTCGACGGCAACCTGGCCTCGCAGGCCGACTGGGTGGCGCCGGACGTGTACGCCTACGCCGAGGCGCTGGCCGCCTCCGGCATCACCGTGCCGGTGCTGTTCGCACCGCAGGCCAGCTACCACATCCGCAACGACATCTTCTCCGCCTACGCGTTGGCCAAGATCGACACCGAACTGGGCAGCATGCGCCTGCGCGGCAATGTCGGCGTGCGCTACGAGAACACCAAGCGCACCACCGACACCTACCTGACCACCGCCTCGCAGTACAGCGAGGACGCCAACGAGGTGATCGGCACCGAACGCGCGCCGTACGACTACCACAACTGGCTGCCGAGCCTGAACCTGGTGCTGGACATGCGCGAGGACCTGCTGCTGCGCTTCGCCGCCGGCAAGGTGCTGGTGCGGCCGATCCTGGACAGCAACACCGCCATCGCCAGCACCTTCTCCTCGGGCAGCAACACCGGCGGCACCACCACCTACGACGTGTCGCTGGGCCAGACCGACCTGAAGGCGCTGACCGCCAACCAGGCCGACCTCAGCCTGGAGTGGTACTACGGCCAAGGCGGCGGCCTGACCCTGGCCGGCTTCTGGAAGCAGGTCAAGAACGGCACCTTCAACAGCATCGTGTGCCCGACCACGTTCAACGGTGCGGCGCTGTCCAGCAACAGCTCCGGCGATTGCGTGGACGGCAGCGGCAACATCTATGAGATCACCGCCACCCGGAATGATCCGAGCAAGGTCAAGATCAAGGGCTACGAGTTGGGCTGGACGCAGTCGTTCGATGCGTGGCTGCCGATCCAGGGCTTCGGCCTGACCGCCAACTTCACCCGGGTACTCCCGCAGCGCGATACCGACTTCCAGATCCGCAACCTGTCGGAGAAGACCTGGAACGCCACCGGCTACTGGGAAAACGCGATGTTCTCCGCGCGGCTGTCGCTGAACCACCGCAGCGAGTACGAGCAGGACAGCAGCGACAGCTTCTTCGCTCGCGAAGGCCACACCATGAAGGCGCGCACCCAGCTCGACGCGGTGCTCGGCTACCAGGCCACCGACAAGCTCAGCTTCCAGCTCGGCGGACTCAACCTGACCGACAAGAAGGAAGAGGCGTACAAGGACATCAGCGACCGCTGGCAGATGACCGGCGTCACCGGCCGCAGCTTCTACGTGTCGATGCAGTGGGACATCCTGTGA
- the galA gene encoding beta-galactosidase GalA, which yields MQRREFLAGGAGAGLLLAAPQLSWAGSAADAGMAGTVTGTGTAAAAVPALTLAVDPGLLCLDEGWRFHEGDIPFPPVIGQDASYDNAKAGKAWGAAAGDFDDSQWRQLRLPYDFAIEQPIEASANVAQGYRRRGIAWYRRSLRLDEAQRGKALELRFDGISSRATVWVNGLLMARSWSGYDGFAIDLSAIARYGQDLNSIAVRVDAEAMDGWWYEGAGIYRHTWLAVRDALHIVGDGVHAVPRIGDNEHWTLPVAVTVANTGEQAGAALLEVALYDAHGTLMAQGSSALQVGALAQAVAQVELQVRQPQRWDVAAPNLYRVAAVLRSAGRERDRRECAIGFRTLRFDAQQGFFLNERPLKIKGACLHQDHAGVGVAVPDSLLEFRIRRLKQLGCNAIRLHHAVASELLDVCDRLGMLVMAENRVFNPAPDYAAQLRWLVRRDRNRACVFLWSVFNEEPMQGTVAGYQMVRRAVALVRELDDSRPVTAAMNDGMLTQRNAADAVDVVGFNYRQFNYDRVRAAMPHKPLLSSEDTSAFQTRGAWFTDMDAHVTAEDDSVAAPWGNTHRTSWKLIDERPYLAGGFVWTGFDYRGEPTPFEWPSVSSFFGIMDLCGFPKGAYWLRQAQWIDDAPVLQLLPHWNWPGREGTPIKVMAFCNAQQVELWLNGQSQGRQAVDRIEMNAWQVTYVPGVLEAVAYRDGREVARQRVQTVGAPVALRLTADRARMRGDGRDAQPITLEAVDAQGRHVPFADAQIALQVEGGRLLGVGNGDPNRHAADNVPQVQLFNGLAQAIVEAGTGQRRLRIEARAPGLRAAQVTIGLDAVALPPSLPPAAAAMVVPGWRRTLPFAAPPDPALPRAPNDNNSWSFCQPGNLETRAERDGYVLYRTAFTPWAGIQQRGGVLRLGRATGAAQVYLDRKLVARVAAGQHAHLRLPPADGERVLAVVMQVTAGMPFGFDDVAIVEY from the coding sequence ATGCAACGACGAGAATTCCTGGCGGGCGGCGCGGGCGCCGGCCTGCTGCTGGCGGCGCCGCAGTTGAGTTGGGCGGGCAGCGCGGCGGATGCCGGCATGGCCGGCACCGTTACCGGCACCGGCACTGCCGCAGCGGCGGTGCCGGCGCTGACGCTGGCGGTCGATCCCGGCCTGCTGTGCCTGGACGAGGGCTGGCGTTTCCACGAAGGCGATATCCCGTTCCCGCCGGTCATCGGCCAGGACGCCAGCTACGACAACGCCAAGGCCGGCAAGGCCTGGGGCGCGGCTGCGGGCGATTTCGACGACAGCCAATGGCGGCAACTGCGACTGCCGTACGATTTCGCCATCGAGCAGCCGATCGAGGCCAGCGCCAACGTGGCGCAGGGCTATCGCCGCCGCGGCATCGCCTGGTACCGGCGCAGCCTGCGGCTGGACGAGGCGCAGCGCGGCAAGGCGTTGGAGCTGCGTTTCGACGGCATTTCCAGCCGTGCCACGGTGTGGGTCAACGGCTTGCTGATGGCGCGCAGCTGGAGCGGCTACGACGGGTTCGCCATCGACCTGAGCGCGATCGCGCGCTACGGCCAGGACCTCAACAGCATCGCGGTGCGTGTGGATGCCGAGGCGATGGACGGCTGGTGGTACGAAGGCGCGGGCATCTACCGGCACACCTGGCTGGCGGTGCGCGATGCGCTGCATATCGTCGGCGATGGCGTGCACGCGGTGCCACGGATCGGCGACAACGAACATTGGACGCTGCCGGTTGCGGTCACCGTCGCCAATACTGGCGAACAGGCCGGCGCGGCGCTGCTGGAGGTGGCGCTGTACGACGCGCACGGCACGCTGATGGCGCAGGGCAGCAGCGCGCTGCAGGTGGGCGCGCTGGCGCAGGCGGTGGCGCAGGTCGAACTGCAGGTGCGGCAGCCGCAACGCTGGGACGTGGCCGCGCCGAATCTGTACCGGGTCGCGGCGGTGCTGCGCAGCGCGGGCCGCGAGCGCGACCGCCGCGAATGCGCGATCGGTTTTCGCACGCTGCGCTTCGATGCGCAACAGGGCTTCTTCCTCAACGAGCGGCCGCTGAAGATCAAGGGCGCCTGCCTGCACCAGGACCATGCCGGGGTCGGCGTGGCGGTGCCCGACAGCCTGCTGGAGTTTCGCATCCGCCGGCTCAAGCAGCTGGGCTGCAATGCGATCCGCCTGCACCACGCGGTGGCCAGCGAACTGCTCGACGTGTGCGATCGCCTGGGCATGCTGGTGATGGCCGAGAACCGGGTGTTCAATCCGGCGCCGGACTACGCCGCGCAATTGCGCTGGCTGGTGCGTCGCGACCGCAACCGCGCCTGCGTGTTCCTGTGGTCGGTGTTCAACGAGGAGCCGATGCAGGGCACCGTCGCCGGCTACCAGATGGTGCGTCGCGCAGTGGCGCTGGTGCGCGAACTGGACGACAGCCGCCCGGTGACCGCGGCGATGAACGACGGCATGCTGACCCAGCGCAACGCCGCCGATGCGGTGGACGTGGTCGGCTTCAACTACCGCCAGTTCAACTACGACCGGGTGCGCGCGGCGATGCCGCACAAGCCGCTGCTGTCGAGCGAGGACACCAGCGCGTTTCAGACCCGCGGCGCCTGGTTCACCGACATGGACGCGCACGTGACCGCCGAGGACGATTCGGTCGCCGCGCCGTGGGGCAACACCCATCGCACGTCCTGGAAACTGATCGACGAGCGCCCCTATCTGGCCGGCGGTTTCGTCTGGACCGGATTCGACTACCGCGGCGAGCCGACTCCGTTCGAATGGCCATCGGTGTCCTCGTTCTTCGGCATCATGGATCTGTGCGGTTTTCCGAAAGGCGCCTACTGGCTGCGCCAGGCGCAGTGGATCGACGATGCGCCGGTGCTGCAGCTGCTGCCGCACTGGAACTGGCCGGGCCGCGAAGGCACGCCGATCAAGGTGATGGCGTTCTGCAATGCGCAGCAGGTGGAGCTGTGGCTCAACGGGCAGTCGCAGGGGCGGCAGGCGGTGGACCGGATCGAAATGAACGCCTGGCAGGTGACGTACGTGCCGGGCGTGCTGGAGGCGGTGGCCTATCGCGACGGCCGCGAAGTGGCGCGGCAGCGGGTGCAGACGGTCGGTGCGCCGGTCGCGCTGCGGCTGACCGCGGACCGCGCGCGGATGCGCGGCGATGGCCGCGATGCGCAGCCGATCACCCTGGAAGCGGTGGACGCGCAGGGCCGCCACGTGCCGTTCGCCGATGCGCAGATCGCGCTGCAGGTCGAAGGCGGGCGCCTGCTCGGCGTCGGCAACGGCGATCCGAATCGACATGCGGCCGACAACGTGCCGCAGGTGCAGTTGTTCAACGGCCTGGCGCAGGCCATCGTCGAGGCCGGCACTGGCCAGCGTCGGCTGCGCATCGAGGCGCGCGCGCCGGGGCTGCGGGCTGCACAGGTCACGATCGGCCTGGATGCGGTGGCCTTGCCGCCGTCGCTGCCGCCGGCCGCTGCGGCGATGGTGGTGCCCGGCTGGCGGCGCACGCTGCCGTTCGCCGCGCCGCCGGATCCGGCGCTGCCGCGCGCGCCCAACGACAACAACAGCTGGAGCTTCTGCCAGCCGGGCAACCTGGAAACGCGCGCCGAGCGCGATGGTTATGTGCTGTACCGCACCGCGTTCACGCCGTGGGCCGGGATCCAGCAGCGCGGCGGCGTGCTGCGACTGGGTCGCGCGACCGGCGCGGCGCAGGTGTATCTGGACCGGAAACTGGTCGCGCGCGTGGCCGCGGGGCAGCATGCGCACCTGCGCTTGCCGCCCGCGGACGGCGAACGCGTGCTGGCGGTGGTGATGCAGGTGACGGCCGGAATGCCTTTCGGCTTCGACGATGTCGCGATAGTGGAGTATTGA